A part of Paenibacillus donghaensis genomic DNA contains:
- the ftsZ gene encoding cell division protein FtsZ, which translates to MLEFDFEMESLAQIKVIGVGGGGSNAVNRMIENGVQGVEFITVNTDAQALHMAKSEHKLQIGDKLTRGLGAGANPEVGKKAAEESRDLISNTLKGADMVFVTAGMGGGTGTGAAPVIAEIARECGALTVGVVTRPFTFEGRKRSNQAELGIEALKEKVDTLIVIPNDRLLEIVDKKTPMLEAFREADNVLRQAVQGISDLIAVPGLINLDFADVKTIMTERGSALMGIGIAAGENRASEAARKAIMSPLLETSIEGARGVIMNITGGSNLSLYEVNEAAEIVTSASDPEVNMIFGAIIEDSMKDEIKVTVIATGFEHKPSPVAPNRRPAASGNEQQPAPDKNANLRPFGNQTASDQLDIPTFLRNRTRGNND; encoded by the coding sequence ATGTTGGAATTTGATTTTGAAATGGAGAGCTTGGCGCAAATTAAAGTCATCGGCGTAGGCGGCGGCGGAAGCAATGCTGTCAACCGGATGATTGAGAACGGCGTTCAGGGTGTTGAATTTATTACAGTGAATACAGATGCCCAAGCGCTGCATATGGCCAAATCGGAGCACAAGCTGCAAATCGGGGACAAGCTGACCCGCGGACTGGGTGCAGGAGCCAACCCGGAAGTGGGCAAGAAAGCGGCCGAGGAATCCCGCGATTTGATTTCTAATACGCTTAAAGGTGCAGACATGGTTTTTGTGACCGCAGGGATGGGCGGCGGTACAGGAACGGGAGCAGCGCCTGTTATAGCTGAGATAGCGAGAGAATGCGGAGCTTTGACGGTAGGTGTGGTAACACGCCCGTTTACCTTTGAAGGACGCAAACGCTCCAACCAGGCGGAGCTGGGAATTGAAGCGCTTAAGGAGAAGGTTGATACCTTAATTGTTATTCCCAACGACCGATTGCTGGAAATTGTAGACAAGAAAACACCGATGCTGGAAGCATTCCGCGAAGCGGACAATGTGCTGAGGCAGGCTGTTCAGGGTATCTCTGACTTGATCGCAGTACCGGGTCTGATCAACCTTGACTTTGCCGATGTGAAGACAATTATGACTGAACGCGGCTCTGCCCTGATGGGTATCGGGATTGCAGCAGGCGAGAACCGTGCATCCGAAGCGGCACGCAAGGCTATCATGAGTCCACTCCTGGAAACGTCAATCGAAGGCGCACGCGGAGTCATTATGAATATTACCGGCGGCTCCAACCTTTCCTTGTATGAAGTGAATGAAGCGGCAGAGATAGTTACCTCGGCTTCCGATCCGGAAGTGAACATGATCTTTGGTGCCATCATTGAAGACAGCATGAAGGATGAGATCAAGGTAACCGTAATTGCCACCGGTTTTGAGCACAAGCCTTCACCGGTTGCGCCGAACCGCCGTCCTGCGGCCAGCGGCAATGAACAACAGCCGGCCCCTGACAAGAACGCCAATCTGCGTCCGTTCGGCAACCAGACTGCCTCGGAC
- the ftsA gene encoding cell division protein FtsA has product MSNNDIIVSLDIGTSKVRAIIGEVTNGTFNIIGVGSADSEGIRKGAIVDIDQTVQSIKSAVDHAEQMVGIQISEVYVGISGNHIGLQSSHGVVAVQNEDREIGEDDIDRVIKAAEVIALPPEREVIDVVAKQYIVDGLEGIQDPRGMIGVRLEVEATIITGAKTPIHNLLRCVEKSGLKVKDLVLMSLGAGGLALSKDEKSMGAVLVDIGAGSTTIAVYEEGSLCATSTIPIGGEFVTNDIAYGLRTLTDQAEKVKLKYGCAWIDDAAADVVFKVVRIGSNVEKEFNQEDLAAIIEPRVQEIFHLIRQEVKRLGYNELPGGYILTGGTVSMPGVLKAAQTELAASVRVAVPDYIGVRDPGFTGGVGILHTIVRRHRGRSNPSSGNKKTVNRSKQPAVQNQASTAKPGLVERLKNMFSEFI; this is encoded by the coding sequence TTGAGCAACAATGACATCATTGTTAGTTTGGACATCGGTACATCCAAAGTTCGGGCAATAATTGGGGAAGTTACCAATGGAACCTTTAATATTATTGGCGTTGGGTCTGCTGATTCGGAAGGAATACGCAAAGGCGCGATTGTAGATATCGACCAAACTGTGCAATCGATCAAAAGCGCTGTAGATCATGCAGAGCAAATGGTCGGTATTCAAATATCCGAGGTTTACGTAGGCATTTCCGGCAATCATATCGGCCTTCAATCGAGCCACGGCGTTGTAGCCGTTCAGAATGAAGACCGTGAGATCGGCGAGGACGATATTGACCGCGTAATCAAGGCTGCGGAAGTGATCGCCTTGCCTCCGGAGCGTGAAGTGATCGATGTGGTCGCCAAGCAATATATCGTTGATGGCCTTGAAGGCATTCAGGACCCGCGCGGAATGATCGGCGTTCGCCTGGAGGTTGAGGCTACGATCATAACCGGGGCCAAGACGCCCATACATAATCTGCTGCGTTGTGTAGAGAAGTCAGGACTGAAGGTCAAGGATCTGGTGCTGATGTCTCTGGGAGCCGGCGGATTAGCGCTTTCCAAGGATGAGAAATCCATGGGAGCGGTGCTGGTCGATATTGGTGCAGGCTCAACAACGATAGCCGTATATGAAGAGGGTTCCCTTTGCGCAACCTCCACCATTCCGATCGGGGGAGAATTTGTAACCAACGATATTGCCTACGGACTGCGGACATTAACCGACCAAGCCGAGAAGGTGAAGCTGAAGTATGGCTGCGCCTGGATTGACGATGCGGCTGCGGATGTAGTGTTCAAGGTCGTGCGGATCGGCAGCAACGTCGAGAAGGAATTCAACCAGGAGGATCTGGCGGCAATTATTGAGCCAAGAGTCCAGGAAATCTTCCACCTGATTCGTCAGGAAGTCAAGCGGCTTGGTTACAATGAGCTTCCGGGAGGTTATATACTAACGGGTGGTACTGTATCCATGCCGGGCGTTCTGAAAGCGGCCCAAACAGAACTGGCTGCTTCCGTACGTGTTGCTGTTCCTGATTATATTGGCGTGCGCGACCCTGGCTTCACCGGCGGTGTCGGCATTCTGCATACCATTGTCCGCAGACACCGCGGACGCAGCAACCCTTCCAGCGGCAACAAGAAGACGGTTAACCGGAGCAAGCAGCCTGCGGTTCAGAATCAGGCTTCCACAGCTAAGCCGGGTTTGGTAGAGCGTCTAAAGAATATGTTCAGCGAGTTTATATAA
- a CDS encoding cell division protein FtsQ/DivIB — MTTTRLPLLKEDKPPRKISRKITVILLLLFIALLVVIFFRSSVSQITEIKFTGNKYTSREELLAKSGLELNGQFFAVSGGKLSASLMELKTVQKAVVDKQFPGIISVSIEEFPAVAYELDQSGSLKAILSSGAAVPINQTGIAVEKPILTNWKDSDPNKAKLSKALADIPNELTSDISEIVPSPTLSFPDRIKLYTRSRFEVITAISLLKSKVSYLNQVIETEEPGLIKMLEADSYVPFQIKVDNKDGESEGEPTAENENKADQSDISDN; from the coding sequence ATGACAACAACCCGTTTACCTCTTCTTAAAGAGGACAAGCCCCCAAGAAAAATAAGCCGGAAGATTACGGTAATTCTGCTACTGCTGTTTATTGCGCTGCTGGTTGTAATCTTCTTCCGTTCGTCCGTCAGCCAGATTACGGAGATCAAGTTCACCGGCAACAAATACACCTCTCGCGAGGAACTGCTGGCGAAGAGCGGACTTGAGCTGAATGGACAGTTCTTTGCCGTGTCCGGCGGCAAGCTCTCCGCATCATTGATGGAGCTGAAGACTGTCCAAAAAGCGGTGGTGGACAAGCAGTTTCCGGGGATTATCTCGGTTAGCATCGAGGAATTCCCGGCGGTGGCCTATGAACTGGATCAATCAGGCAGTCTGAAGGCGATCCTCTCAAGCGGTGCTGCGGTTCCGATCAACCAGACCGGAATTGCCGTGGAGAAGCCGATTCTGACCAACTGGAAGGATTCCGACCCCAACAAGGCTAAGCTCAGCAAGGCGCTGGCGGATATCCCGAATGAGCTGACCAGCGATATTTCCGAAATCGTGCCTTCACCAACATTGTCTTTTCCGGACCGGATCAAGCTGTACACCCGTTCGCGCTTCGAGGTCATTACGGCCATTTCGCTGCTGAAGAGCAAGGTGTCCTACCTGAATCAGGTCATAGAAACCGAGGAGCCGGGGCTGATCAAGATGCTGGAAGCGGACTCATATGTTCCTTTCCAGATCAAGGTTGACAATAAGGATGGGGAAAGTGAAGGGGAGCCCACTGCGGAGAACGAGAATAAGGCAGATCAGTCGGATATTTCGGACAACTAA
- the murA gene encoding UDP-N-acetylglucosamine 1-carboxyvinyltransferase, which produces MDKLVIEGGSPLSGTIRIHGAKNAALPILAASLLAEGVHSLHNVPKLLDIETMLDILERLGCRCTHHEETVTIDTSLLGTSHVPEDLMRQMRSSIFLMGPLLSRFGEVTIYQPGGCAIGERKIDLHLQGLQALGAEIEENNGRISCRAERLSGNDIHLDYPSVGATENIMMAAAMAEGTTTISGAAREPEIQDLQYFLNKMGAQIMGAGTDTITIQGVERLYPCTYEVIPDRIVAGTVMIAAAATRGNVTLTHTNAGHLTSLIHVLKRAGVQITVCNDIINVSCMGRPRAVQRIVTSPYPSFPTDLQSQFMVLLSLADGFSVIKETVFEGRFKHVEEMARMGADISIDLNRAFIRGVQRLYGATVEATDLRAGAALVIAGLAAEGTTVVEQAHHIDRGYDGIELLFQKLGARISRKVPVPGPFDLAN; this is translated from the coding sequence TTGGACAAATTGGTGATTGAGGGTGGCAGTCCCCTGTCAGGCACCATTCGTATCCATGGAGCAAAAAATGCGGCGCTGCCGATATTGGCGGCAAGCCTGCTGGCCGAAGGAGTTCACTCACTGCATAATGTGCCGAAGCTGCTGGACATCGAGACCATGCTGGATATACTGGAGCGTCTTGGCTGCAGATGCACGCATCATGAAGAAACGGTGACCATTGACACATCACTGCTGGGGACCTCCCATGTACCGGAAGATTTAATGCGGCAGATGAGGTCTTCTATTTTTCTGATGGGCCCGCTGCTGTCCAGATTCGGCGAGGTGACGATCTACCAGCCGGGAGGCTGTGCGATCGGGGAACGCAAGATTGATCTCCATCTTCAGGGCCTGCAGGCGCTTGGAGCGGAGATTGAGGAGAATAACGGCCGGATCTCCTGCCGGGCTGAGCGGCTGAGCGGCAATGATATTCATCTTGACTATCCCAGCGTGGGAGCGACGGAGAATATTATGATGGCTGCCGCGATGGCGGAGGGCACAACCACCATTTCGGGGGCAGCCAGAGAACCGGAGATTCAGGATTTGCAGTATTTTTTGAACAAAATGGGGGCCCAGATCATGGGTGCGGGAACGGATACCATTACTATACAAGGGGTGGAGCGATTATATCCCTGTACTTATGAAGTCATTCCCGACCGTATTGTAGCCGGAACTGTCATGATCGCGGCTGCAGCTACACGGGGCAATGTGACGCTGACCCACACCAATGCCGGTCACCTGACCTCGCTGATTCACGTGCTGAAGCGGGCTGGTGTTCAAATCACAGTATGCAATGATATAATTAATGTTAGCTGCATGGGGCGTCCCCGTGCGGTGCAGAGAATTGTAACCTCTCCCTACCCCTCCTTCCCGACGGATCTGCAGTCCCAGTTCATGGTGCTGCTGTCACTGGCGGATGGTTTCAGTGTAATCAAGGAGACCGTCTTTGAAGGGCGCTTCAAGCATGTAGAGGAGATGGCCCGGATGGGCGCGGATATTTCCATCGATCTGAACCGTGCTTTTATCCGCGGGGTGCAGCGTCTGTACGGAGCCACCGTGGAAGCTACCGACCTGCGGGCCGGCGCAGCACTGGTGATTGCCGGACTTGCGGCAGAGGGCACAACCGTGGTGGAGCAGGCACATCATATTGACCGGGGATATGACGGAATTGAGCTGTTGTTTCAGAAGCTGGGCGCACGCATCAGCCGCAAGGTGCCCGTACCGGGACCGTTTGATTTGGCCAACTAA
- the murG gene encoding undecaprenyldiphospho-muramoylpentapeptide beta-N-acetylglucosaminyltransferase gives MRIVLSGGGTGGHIYPAVAVARQLELEDSSAEFLYIGGTRGLESKLVPQENLPFKAIDITGFRRKLSLDNVKTVMRFLKGVKSSKQMLREFKPDVVIGTGGYVCGPVVYAASRLGIPTMIHEQNAIPGLTNRFLSRYADTVAVSFEGTESAFGGAKNVIYTGNPRATTVSVANPQRGYASLGIPEGSTVVLVVGGSRGAKAINEAMIEMAADVGKGKGVHYVYVTGEPYFEDTRKQLRQKLGSLPSWLHVLPYIHNMPEVLACTSLIVNRAGASFLAEITALGIPSVLIPSPNVTNNHQEANARQLEREGAAAVLLEKDLNGSTLMEAIRKITGAEEVRRKMSEASLRLGKRDSAAIVTAELRRLAAKHS, from the coding sequence ATGCGTATCGTATTAAGCGGCGGCGGCACCGGAGGGCATATCTATCCTGCGGTTGCCGTAGCCAGGCAGCTGGAGCTGGAAGACAGCTCCGCGGAATTTCTGTATATCGGAGGCACGCGCGGCTTGGAGAGCAAGCTCGTTCCCCAGGAGAATCTGCCGTTCAAGGCGATTGACATTACCGGTTTCCGCCGCAAGCTGTCGCTGGACAATGTGAAGACAGTCATGCGTTTCCTCAAAGGCGTCAAGTCTTCCAAACAGATGCTGCGAGAATTTAAGCCCGATGTCGTGATCGGAACCGGAGGTTATGTCTGCGGCCCTGTGGTCTATGCGGCCTCACGCCTGGGCATTCCAACAATGATTCATGAGCAGAACGCAATACCCGGATTGACTAACCGCTTTCTCAGCCGTTACGCCGACACGGTTGCCGTCAGCTTTGAAGGCACAGAGTCGGCTTTTGGCGGGGCGAAGAATGTGATCTATACCGGCAATCCAAGAGCCACAACCGTCTCGGTGGCCAATCCGCAGCGCGGCTACGCTTCCCTGGGCATCCCTGAGGGCAGCACCGTTGTGCTGGTGGTCGGCGGGAGCCGGGGAGCGAAGGCGATCAATGAGGCAATGATTGAAATGGCGGCTGATGTGGGTAAGGGTAAAGGTGTGCATTACGTATATGTTACCGGCGAGCCATACTTCGAAGATACCCGCAAGCAGCTGCGCCAGAAGCTTGGCAGTCTGCCCAGCTGGCTGCATGTTCTTCCATACATCCACAATATGCCTGAGGTTCTGGCATGCACTTCTTTAATTGTGAACCGGGCAGGGGCTTCCTTCCTCGCTGAAATTACAGCGCTGGGCATACCTTCCGTACTGATCCCCTCCCCTAACGTGACCAATAATCACCAGGAAGCCAATGCAAGACAATTGGAGCGCGAAGGAGCGGCGGCAGTGCTGCTGGAGAAGGATCTGAACGGAAGCACACTAATGGAAGCCATCCGAAAGATTACCGGAGCCGAGGAGGTGCGCAGGAAGATGTCCGAGGCTTCCCTGCGGCTGGGCAAACGCGATTCGGCAGCTATAGTTACCGCCGAGCTGCGGCGGCTGGCCGCTAAACATTCCTAG
- the spoVE gene encoding stage V sporulation protein E, with protein MNKSRHAPDLWLLIPILVLLAIGMVMVYSAGSVLGFRNYGDSFYFVKRQLLFAGLGLIAMFITANTEYTQLKKLAKPVLIVCFVLLVAVLIPGIGVVRGGARSWLGISSFGIQPSEFMKMGMILFLARWLGKEDYDISSFSRGLLPPLALIGSAFALIMLQPDLGTGTVMFGAALMMVFTAGARMKHLLSLSVAGLAGFIGLIVAAPYRLQRITAFLDPWSDPLGAGYQIIQSLYAIGPGGLGGLGYGMSRQKYSYVPEPQTDFIFSILAEELGFIGGLAVLALFLILIWRGMRVAMSLPDRFGSYLAVGIVCMVAVQVIINIGVVIGMMPVTGITLPLISYGGSSLTLMLTALGILLNLSRYAR; from the coding sequence ATGAACAAATCCCGTCATGCGCCGGATTTATGGCTGCTGATCCCTATTCTCGTATTGCTGGCCATCGGCATGGTGATGGTATACAGCGCCGGGTCCGTACTGGGCTTCCGCAATTATGGAGATTCATTCTATTTCGTCAAAAGACAGCTGCTGTTTGCCGGTCTGGGACTGATCGCGATGTTCATTACGGCGAATACCGAATACACCCAGCTGAAGAAGCTGGCGAAGCCGGTGCTGATCGTTTGCTTCGTGCTGCTGGTCGCTGTGCTTATTCCCGGCATTGGAGTTGTCCGGGGCGGCGCACGCAGCTGGCTGGGGATCAGCTCCTTTGGCATTCAGCCTTCGGAGTTCATGAAGATGGGCATGATCCTGTTTCTGGCCCGCTGGCTGGGCAAGGAGGATTATGACATTTCCTCCTTCAGCCGGGGACTGCTTCCTCCGCTTGCGCTGATCGGCTCCGCTTTTGCACTGATTATGCTCCAGCCCGATCTCGGCACAGGCACCGTGATGTTTGGCGCCGCGCTGATGATGGTATTCACGGCAGGCGCGCGCATGAAGCATCTGCTCTCACTGAGCGTAGCCGGGCTGGCCGGCTTTATCGGCCTGATCGTGGCTGCTCCCTACCGTCTGCAGCGGATCACAGCATTTCTAGACCCTTGGTCTGATCCGCTGGGCGCAGGCTACCAGATCATCCAGTCCCTATATGCGATTGGACCAGGTGGTCTGGGCGGTCTGGGCTATGGCATGAGCCGGCAGAAGTACAGCTATGTACCGGAGCCGCAGACCGATTTTATCTTTTCCATTCTGGCCGAGGAGCTGGGGTTTATCGGCGGGCTGGCGGTGCTCGCTCTGTTCCTGATTCTGATCTGGCGCGGCATGCGGGTGGCGATGAGCCTGCCGGACCGTTTCGGAAGTTATCTTGCCGTTGGCATCGTGTGTATGGTGGCCGTCCAGGTCATTATCAACATTGGTGTGGTTATCGGCATGATGCCGGTTACCGGCATCACGCTTCCCCTGATCAGCTATGGCGGCTCATCGCTGACGCTGATGCTCACAGCCCTTGGCATTCTACTGAACTTATCCCGTTATGCGAGGTGA
- the murD gene encoding UDP-N-acetylmuramoyl-L-alanine--D-glutamate ligase, whose translation MKHPDMYRGEEVIVLGLAKSGVQVAKVLHQHGAIVTVNDKKEREQSPEASELESLGISVICGGHPAGLVHAGIKLLVKNPGIPYTAAPVQQALQLGIEIVTEVEVAYHLCAAPMIGITGSNGKTTTTTWVGQMLESAGMNPIVAGNIGTPLCQAAQEASSDNWMVVELSSFQLKGTHAFRPHIACLLNVAETHLDYHGGMEDYVASKGKLFANQTAADTAVLNWDDPVCRELVPYIKAAILPFSMTEELQQGIFVRPSYTEAETDDLHRTIVYRDYAEGETVIAEVDSIGLPGRFNVENALAACGIAIAAGADPAALGGVLSSFRGVEHRLEYVADIKGASYYNNSKATNAKATSMALISFRQPIVLIAGGLDRGSDYMELLPVLSGHVKALVALGQTRDKLLAVGQQAGLKQLISVDNGESAAAVLQQAVREASALAEAGDIVLLSPACASWDMFTSYEERGRIFKEAVHNL comes from the coding sequence ATGAAACATCCGGATATGTACCGAGGAGAAGAGGTTATCGTGCTGGGGCTTGCCAAAAGCGGAGTCCAGGTAGCCAAAGTGCTGCACCAGCATGGAGCCATCGTTACGGTTAATGATAAAAAAGAAAGAGAACAGAGTCCCGAAGCTTCCGAACTGGAATCTTTGGGAATTTCTGTTATATGCGGCGGGCATCCCGCTGGACTGGTTCATGCGGGAATTAAGCTGCTGGTTAAGAATCCGGGGATTCCGTACACGGCAGCCCCTGTTCAGCAGGCACTGCAGCTGGGGATCGAGATCGTCACCGAGGTGGAGGTGGCCTATCACCTCTGTGCCGCTCCGATGATCGGAATTACCGGCTCCAACGGCAAGACTACGACCACAACCTGGGTCGGCCAGATGCTGGAGTCTGCGGGCATGAACCCGATCGTGGCCGGCAACATCGGCACACCGCTCTGTCAGGCCGCACAGGAGGCATCAAGCGACAACTGGATGGTAGTCGAGCTGAGCAGCTTTCAGCTCAAGGGGACCCATGCTTTTCGTCCGCACATTGCCTGCCTGCTGAATGTAGCCGAGACCCATCTCGACTACCATGGCGGCATGGAGGATTATGTAGCCTCCAAGGGCAAGCTGTTCGCCAACCAGACCGCCGCAGATACGGCTGTGCTGAACTGGGATGATCCCGTCTGCCGGGAGCTTGTGCCGTATATCAAGGCGGCGATCCTGCCGTTCTCGATGACCGAAGAGCTGCAGCAGGGAATCTTCGTTAGACCCTCCTATACGGAGGCGGAGACGGATGATCTGCACCGTACAATCGTCTACCGGGATTATGCGGAAGGCGAAACCGTGATCGCTGAGGTAGATTCCATCGGTCTGCCGGGCCGGTTCAACGTGGAGAACGCGCTGGCGGCCTGTGGCATCGCTATTGCCGCCGGGGCAGATCCCGCCGCGCTTGGCGGGGTGCTGTCCTCCTTCCGGGGCGTGGAGCACCGGCTGGAATATGTGGCCGATATCAAAGGAGCCAGCTATTACAACAATTCGAAGGCGACCAATGCCAAAGCCACCTCGATGGCGCTGATCTCCTTCCGCCAGCCTATTGTGCTGATTGCGGGGGGGCTTGACCGCGGCTCTGACTATATGGAGCTGCTGCCTGTCCTCAGCGGGCATGTGAAGGCGCTGGTGGCGCTTGGGCAGACCCGGGACAAGCTGCTTGCCGTCGGACAGCAGGCCGGATTAAAGCAGCTGATCTCCGTCGATAATGGGGAGAGCGCCGCCGCCGTGCTTCAGCAGGCTGTGCGGGAGGCTTCCGCTTTGGCGGAAGCGGGGGACATTGTTCTCCTGTCTCCCGCCTGTGCCAGCTGGGATATGTTCACATCCTATGAAGAGCGCGGGCGAATTTTTAAAGAGGCGGTGCATAACCTTTAA
- the mraY gene encoding phospho-N-acetylmuramoyl-pentapeptide-transferase has product MDYQLLLLTIAVSFILAVIAAPLFIPLLRRMKFGQQVRDDGPQSHLKKAGTPTMGGIVIIVAFTLSYLKFSVVNTDFYVLLVATLGFGLIGFLDDYIKIVFRRSLGLTARQKLFGQLLVGAVMCALLISADHSTGISIPGTGFSFDWGPWFYYPFIIIMMMAVTNAVNFTDGVDGLLSGVGAIALAAYAVIAMQATSIAAGVCAAAMIGAVLGFLVFNAHPAKVFMGDTGSFGIGGAIGAIAIVTKSELLFLIIGGVFVVEMLSVVLQVASFKTRGKRIFRMSPIHHHFELGGWSEWRVVISFWAVSLVLAALGLYISKGL; this is encoded by the coding sequence ATGGATTATCAACTGCTGCTGCTGACTATTGCTGTGTCCTTTATCCTTGCGGTCATTGCCGCTCCGCTCTTCATTCCGCTCCTGCGCAGGATGAAATTCGGACAGCAGGTGCGCGACGACGGACCACAATCCCATCTCAAAAAAGCCGGTACGCCTACCATGGGCGGAATCGTAATTATTGTGGCTTTTACTTTGTCTTATCTTAAATTTTCTGTTGTGAACACCGATTTCTACGTGCTGCTGGTGGCTACGCTGGGATTCGGGCTGATTGGCTTCCTGGATGATTACATCAAGATTGTATTCCGCCGTTCCCTGGGTCTTACCGCCCGCCAGAAGCTGTTTGGCCAATTGCTGGTGGGTGCCGTTATGTGCGCGCTGCTGATTTCTGCCGACCACAGCACAGGGATCAGCATACCGGGAACCGGCTTCAGCTTCGACTGGGGACCCTGGTTCTATTATCCGTTTATCATCATTATGATGATGGCAGTAACCAATGCCGTGAATTTTACCGATGGTGTAGATGGGCTGCTCTCCGGGGTAGGCGCCATTGCACTGGCGGCGTATGCGGTAATTGCTATGCAGGCTACCTCCATCGCGGCTGGTGTCTGTGCTGCGGCGATGATCGGAGCGGTTCTGGGCTTCCTGGTGTTTAATGCGCATCCGGCCAAGGTCTTTATGGGAGACACCGGCTCCTTCGGAATTGGCGGCGCGATCGGGGCCATTGCGATTGTTACCAAAAGCGAGCTGCTGTTCCTGATCATCGGCGGAGTGTTTGTTGTGGAGATGCTTTCTGTTGTCCTGCAGGTAGCTTCCTTCAAGACGCGCGGCAAGCGTATCTTCAGAATGAGTCCGATCCACCACCACTTTGAGCTTGGCGGCTGGTCGGAATGGCGGGTTGTCATTTCGTTCTGGGCGGTAAGCCTGGTGCTGGCGGCCTTGGGACTATATATCAGCAAGGGGTTGTAA
- a CDS encoding UDP-N-acetylmuramoyl-tripeptide--D-alanyl-D-alanine ligase: MTRTLGTIAAMCGGTLSAAAAADIRMAGVVTDSRQITPGCLFVPLAGDRFDGHEYAISALAAGAAGTLWQQDRGPAPEGNVIVVQDTLSALQRLSTAYLKEVGPQVVAVTGSNGKTTTKDMITALLEGQYRVHKTGGNFNNHIGLPLTVLSMAEDTEIAVLEMGMSARGEIALLAELASPDVAVITNVGESHLLQLGSRKEIARAKLEIAEGLKPGGLLIYNGDEPLLAEVLAEEGFAAPQGIQRLRFGLSTANDDYPTGVMSHSGGMTFTPHQHEGRAFTLPLPGQHNVVNALAALAVARHYQVADAAIEQGFSKLKLTGMRIEVMVAASGLTLLNDAYNASPTSMKAAIDVLQSMKCSGSRIAVLGDMLELGPDEIEFHREIGQYLRPADTDLVFTYGSLASHIAATAKEHFGPARVFAYDDKAALTAALTVVCGPKDLVLFKASRGMRLEEVLNGLSEHAAQT; this comes from the coding sequence ATTACAAGAACACTGGGAACCATTGCTGCCATGTGCGGAGGGACGCTGTCCGCTGCCGCAGCTGCAGATATCAGAATGGCGGGAGTCGTCACCGATTCCCGCCAAATTACGCCCGGCTGCCTGTTCGTACCGCTGGCTGGAGACCGCTTCGACGGACACGAGTATGCCATCTCGGCACTGGCCGCCGGAGCGGCTGGCACCCTCTGGCAGCAGGACAGAGGTCCTGCACCTGAGGGCAACGTCATTGTGGTACAGGATACGCTGTCTGCGCTTCAGCGACTGTCGACGGCGTATTTGAAGGAAGTCGGACCGCAGGTAGTTGCAGTTACAGGCAGCAACGGCAAGACTACAACCAAAGACATGATTACCGCCCTGCTTGAAGGGCAATACAGGGTGCATAAGACCGGCGGCAATTTCAATAATCATATCGGTTTGCCGCTCACGGTGCTCTCCATGGCGGAGGACACAGAAATCGCTGTGCTGGAGATGGGCATGAGTGCCCGGGGCGAGATCGCTTTGCTGGCAGAGCTGGCGTCACCGGATGTGGCCGTAATTACCAATGTGGGCGAATCTCATCTGCTGCAGCTGGGCTCCCGCAAGGAGATAGCCCGGGCCAAGCTGGAGATTGCCGAGGGGCTGAAGCCCGGCGGCCTGCTGATTTACAACGGCGATGAGCCATTATTGGCCGAGGTGCTTGCGGAGGAGGGCTTTGCTGCTCCGCAAGGAATCCAGCGGCTGCGTTTCGGATTGTCCACCGCCAATGATGATTATCCTACCGGAGTCATGTCCCACAGCGGTGGCATGACCTTTACGCCCCATCAGCATGAAGGGCGCGCGTTTACGCTGCCATTGCCTGGGCAGCACAATGTCGTTAACGCGCTGGCGGCGCTGGCAGTGGCCCGTCATTATCAGGTTGCCGATGCTGCGATTGAACAAGGCTTCAGCAAGCTGAAGCTGACAGGGATGAGAATTGAAGTGATGGTGGCCGCGAGCGGGCTTACCCTGCTGAATGATGCCTACAATGCCAGCCCCACTTCCATGAAGGCAGCCATCGATGTGCTGCAGTCCATGAAGTGCAGCGGCAGCAGAATCGCTGTGCTCGGAGACATGCTGGAGCTGGGGCCGGATGAAATAGAGTTTCACCGCGAAATCGGCCAATATCTGCGTCCGGCAGACACTGATCTTGTGTTTACCTACGGGAGCCTTGCTTCGCATATTGCGGCAACGGCGAAGGAGCACTTTGGCCCTGCGCGGGTATTTGCCTATGATGACAAAGCGGCCTTGACCGCAGCCTTGACCGTCGTATGCGGCCCCAAGGATCTTGTATTATTCAAAGCTTCCCGAGGTATGCGGCTCGAGGAAGTGCTTAACGGCCTGAGTGAGCATGCTGCTCAGACCTAA